The Amycolatopsis jiangsuensis nucleotide sequence CCGGAGTCGCCGAGGTGGCCAAGCGCGTTGCCGAGGACCCGTCGGTGCTCGCGCGGGAGACCGTGAAGGCCAATTCCGTCGCCATCGTGTCCGACGGTTCGGCGCTGCTGGGGCTGGGTGATCAGGGTCCGGCCGCGGCCCTGCCGGTGATGGAAGGCAAGGCGGCGCTGCTCAAGCGTTTCGCCGACGTCGATGCCTGGCCGATCTGCCCGGTCAGCCGGGAACCGGACGATCTGGTGCGCACGGTCAAGGATCTGGCGACGTCGTTCGGCGCGATCAATCTCGAGGACATCGCCGCGCCCCGGTGCTTCACCGTGGAGCGCCGGCTGCACGACGAGCTCGAGGTGCCGGTCTTCCACGACGACCAGCACGGGACGGCGGTCGCCGTGCTGGGCGCGCTGCGCAACGCGCTCGAGCTGACCGATCGTGAGCCCGCGGACACTTCGGTGGTGATTTCCGGTGCGGGAGCGGCGGGTGCCGCGATCACCCGGCTCCTGCTGAGCGCGGACTTCCGCGCCGAAGCGATCACGGTCTGCGACAGCGAAGGCATCCTGCACGGCGGCCGGGACCTGACCGGCGAGAAGCACTGGCTGGCCGAGCACACCAACCGGAACGGCGCCAAGGGCAGCCTCCAGGACGCGGTACGCGACGCGGACGTCTTCATCGGGGTGAGCGCCGGCGGACTGCTCGGCGGCGGCGACATCAAGCGGATGGCCGAGCGGGCGATCGTGTTCGCACTGGCCAATCCGGACCCCGAGGTCGCCCCGGAAGCGGCGGGTGAACACGCGGAGATCGTCGCGACCGGCCGCAGCGATCTGCCCAACCAGATCAACAACGTGCTCGTGTTCCCCGGCATGTTCCGCGGGCTGCTCGACTCCGCTGCCACGCGCGTCACCACCCGCATGCTGCTGTCCGCCGCCCACGCCTTGGCCGACACAGTGGGCGACGACCTCGATCGGCAGCACATCGTCCCCAGCGTCTTCGACGAAAGCCTGGTACCGGCGATCGCGGAAGGGATCCAGCGCGCAGCCGAAGACGACTGAGCCGACTGAGCCCGCTGAGACGGCTCCCTGAGCCGTCCGCGCAGGTCGATCCGGCACGAGCCAACCCACCCTCCACAATGGACGAGCTGGGCACAACGCCGGCCGGTCCGCCCACATCCTGGGCACGCGTGCTTTCGGGCGGGAAATCGGGATAGCTGGGGGAAACGGATCGAGCGCGGGTGGGTGTGTGAGTTCTCCCGGTACCGGCAGGGCCCTGCACGTCGCGGTGGAGATCGCGGTGGTGGCGCGCATCCGGACGCGGCGCGGTTTCCCGGGCGGGCGCCCGCAGCCCAGGTGGACCCGCGGGCGCTGGCCGACGTCGTGGCCGGGGCCGAGTGTGCCGGGGTCACGCTCGTGACGTTCGACGACGCGCCGGTGCCGCCCCGCGGCGGCTTCCGGCTCGAGATCGCCCGGCGCTGCGGCGCGCGATTCCCGGCCCGCCTTGGCCGCCCGCGCACTGACCAGGCCGGAACACCCGGCGTCACTCTCCGCGTTCCCCGGCCACCTCGGCGTTTCACCCGGTAACGATCGGGCAATCCACCCGATAAGGTGCGCGCCGGGTCGGACGGGTCCGGTCTCCCCAGTGGGAAGGTGACACCCATGAGCACGCCAGACGATCGTGAGCAGCCTCAGCGACCCGAGCACCCCGGCCAGGGTGGGCAGTATCCGCAGTACCCCGGCGGTTCGAGCGGTTCGTTCGTCGCTCCGCCGCCCGGCGCGGGCTATGGCCAGCCCACGGCGGCGCCCCGCAACGGTTTCGGCATCACCGCGCTGGTGCTGGGCATCCTGGCCCTGGTGTTCTGCTGGACCGTGATCGGCGGCATCGTCCTCGGTGTCATCGCCCTCGTTCTCGGCATTCTCGGCGTGAAACGGGCCAACCGCCGCGAAGCAACCAACAAGGGCGTCGCCGTGTCCGGCATCGTGACCGGCAGCATCGGCCTGGTGATCGGCGCACTGTTCGCGATCGTGTTCGGCTCGATCTTCGCGATCTTCGGCAACCAGATCGGCGACTTACAGGACTGCGTGCAGCAGGCGGGCGGCGACCAGGCCAAGGTGCAGCAGTGCCAGCAGCAGTTCAGCGACGACGTGCAGCAGCAGCGCTGACCGCACGCTCGCGCCGCTGAGCCGACCTCCTCGGTGTTACCTCTTAGGCAATCTGTATTGCCTAAGAGGTTGACACTGTGGACTGCCGCGTCGCATTCTGCTTCACGCGCAGCCCGAAAGCACGAGGAGGACCGACCATGACTCCCCCGCAGGCCGAAACCGCGGTACCGGACATCCCGCAGCTGGACATCCCCGAGCTCGCCGAGTCCGCGGGCTCGTTCGAGGAAGAGCGCGAGCGCCGCAAGCGCGAGC carries:
- a CDS encoding NAD(P)-dependent malic enzyme, whose amino-acid sequence is MTPRVRLEDADDLAEHYTPGVAEVAKRVAEDPSVLARETVKANSVAIVSDGSALLGLGDQGPAAALPVMEGKAALLKRFADVDAWPICPVSREPDDLVRTVKDLATSFGAINLEDIAAPRCFTVERRLHDELEVPVFHDDQHGTAVAVLGALRNALELTDREPADTSVVISGAGAAGAAITRLLLSADFRAEAITVCDSEGILHGGRDLTGEKHWLAEHTNRNGAKGSLQDAVRDADVFIGVSAGGLLGGGDIKRMAERAIVFALANPDPEVAPEAAGEHAEIVATGRSDLPNQINNVLVFPGMFRGLLDSAATRVTTRMLLSAAHALADTVGDDLDRQHIVPSVFDESLVPAIAEGIQRAAEDD
- a CDS encoding DUF4190 domain-containing protein, with translation MSTPDDREQPQRPEHPGQGGQYPQYPGGSSGSFVAPPPGAGYGQPTAAPRNGFGITALVLGILALVFCWTVIGGIVLGVIALVLGILGVKRANRREATNKGVAVSGIVTGSIGLVIGALFAIVFGSIFAIFGNQIGDLQDCVQQAGGDQAKVQQCQQQFSDDVQQQR